TTCTGGATCATTTTTTggaactaactactactactattttttgaAGTTACGTTAGTCCTTTTTCAGTTCATTCTTATTCTATCCACTTTTTTGGATTGcttgtgataaataaataagacgctTTAAATAAGCGTTTTTATTTCTgccttgttttattgtttagagtgagtgtgggaggttaatggaggcaatattggtgtCATACAGTCACTTAAACCTTGAGGTGACTACTCACTGGAACCAGCCACAAATATTCCAGGAAAAGTGTTTtaccaaaacaataaagatttcttcacaatttattCAGTAGTGACAAAAGCTTTCAGTATAGTGACAATGAAGCAGTGAAGACAGTTTATTACAATAGAATAAAGGCACCACAATTTATTACAATAGAATAAtggcaccacaacaccacacctgtcTAAATACATCTACCACCcacagagtgagggaagaccGACTGCCACGCAACTCTTCCCTCCCTggccaccaacactaccaccacaccactaggagtaccagtagtagtaggtgaTAGCAGCGCAGGTCAAAGGTGCCATGCAGAatccttgctgctgctgctgctgcggcggcAGGTGTGCGATTCTAAGCTGAATCCCTCGCTGGACGACGGCGGAAGCGGAGGggatggcggtggtagtagcagGGGTTTGCCGGGCCGCTGGGATGCGCTGCGAGGCAGAGTCCCACAGTGGCAGTAACGGCGACGGTAGCggtggaagggggaaggggtcaGTGAAGGCCGTGCGAAGCCAGATTCCCTCCCTGAGGGTGCAGGAGTCACGGGATCGCTGTAGATTCTTTGGACCGCCAATTCCTGTAACAAAAATTAACCGATTACCTCCATGTGTACCACGCCACACTGTCCTACAATACACATTTTCACTGCCTCGATCAGCCTCTCACTCGCCCTCTCGTTATTTCACTTACACTCCAGTTatatccttctccctcttctcccagcGTCTCCCGTGTTACGCATCCCGGCCCTTCCCCGTCTGATActcccatcccttcattctcatctcccAGGCCCGTCTTGGTAAGCCACACCACGTCACCCCCTCAAACTTCCCCCACACCCAATGCTCTCATCCACACAACCACTCGTGCCACACATTCATCTACCTGGTTAATGGAATCTTATGTCTGCCGTCATCAGCTGGTTCTCGTCGCCAATCCGCCTCCTCACCACACCTGCTTCGCCTCGTTATCACCCACTCAACCAGTATCTCTGAGCGGCGGTGTTAGGTGTTAGAGTACAATGTGTGTGGGGGCGCGACGCAAGATAGTCCTGCCCTGATGTTGCAGCGATGGCGAGGCAGGGGTGTTAGTAGTAGGCGTTATCAGTGAAAGCGCAATGCAAGGTAGTCTCTGATAGAGGAGACTCATTGCtgtggagtcaggcctttggatcaTCAACGCCTGTAATGGATAAACAAAACAGCATTATCTTTTTCACTAATTGTCTCAACACGAAACATTATCTTAATACTACTTCACTGCCTCACCCAGGCTTTCACTCGTCTCCACACagttcctctaccaccaccaccaccaccactcttcatATCTCCTCCACTCGTTCATCCATAGTATGCCCAACTCACTCATACACTTCATTTCCCTGGTTTGTCTCTAGGACCCTAAACAAACtgcttcactgcctcaatcaacctttcactcgtctctacACATTCTCACCATCACCAGTTCCCTGCACGTCTTCTCCCCTTTCATGCATAGTGCCCTAACTTAAACACTTAATTTCCCTGTCTCTATCCTGAACAAACTGCTTCACTGCCTCAACCAGCTTTTCACTCCTCTAcacagttcctcctccttccttcctcgtcttcacTTTCATCCATAttgtgctcctcttcctcctcctcctcctcctcctcccttcctcgtctTCACTTTCATCCATATTGTGTTCTAACTCAGTCACACACAAactactcctccttccttcctcgtcttcacTTTCATCCAtattgtgttcctcctcccttcctcgtctTCACTTTCATCCATATTGTGTTCTAACTCAGTCACACACAAACtactactccttccttcctcgtcttcacTTTCATCCATATTGTGTTCTAACTCAGTCACACACAAATTACTCCTAACCCGTGGCGTGCTCCGCTAGGCTCCACAGCAGCTGCACGTCACTCCGCCACACGAAAAACATCCGTCACGTAGGTCAAGCTCCCCGTTGCCGTTTCACGTCACACCCGAAGACAAGGCAGAGACGGACACTGGGCTGCGTAGACTCGAGAGGTCAGTGGTAGCGTGGTGACTGGAGAGATGTATCGGGCATGATGTCTGGGTGAGGAATAGTTCAACTGCCATTCTGAACTCCTTGACCTTGCTTCGGTTCTCGCTCTCCCCCCGCCCCCCACCCAACCTGCCAATAAGGAAAGAGCAATTTGAGGGCAAACGAGCATATGAAACGATACCAGGAACctaaccactggtccaccacctggatataaactagccacgctctttaacaccttccaaaccaaccgttACACAAACTCAGTTGCATTAAATTGTTATATCAGTCATTCTTATCTTCCGTGTAGTGCTTATATTTTGTAGTTGTACTTTGTACAACTACAAATTAAGGTATCTAAATTTTAAGTATCATAAGTCTTAACTTGGATCCCTTCAGTTAAGATAAAGTTTTCTTTCAGTACCGAAATTCATGGGTGATTTTCGTTATGTTACCGAAAGATATTGCAGCTGCTGATTGAAATTTCATATCATTGGTTTTGGTGGAAAACCCAGTGGTCCACTTTACCCCACTTTCCCCTATATCATGGTAGACACGCAAGTAAAGACATTAGACAGTGCCAATAGTTTGAAAACATACTTTGACTTGAAAGTAAAGTGTTTCAtggaaattaaaaataaataatcacaatATCACATTTTAATCAATGATTATTATCAAGAAAAATTTGATAATGACTTGATTATGATTACCACTGCAAAGTaaatttttattatgatttgatTATGATTACATAAATTTTATGCTTTTGATTATCATTTGATTATGATTATGTAATCAGAGCTATAGATTATGACTTTTTACTAGTTATCATAATCATGCTCATGTCTGATGCCTACACGATCTGATTTCCAGAGAACATTTAAATCTTTAATCTCTGGAGGACTCTTACCATCTCTTCTTTACTGAGCTGCACCTCTACTGGGTGTGTTGCTGTTTTAAGAATAGTTACTATCTCTCTTATTGGCTCCATCATCAAATGCATAAAGTGACCACTTAAGGCATAACCATATACGTATatactatttccttcttccgtgTATATCTTCTATGCACTATGTCATTATAATGGTCAGCACCTATCAGCTAGGttatttcccctttatcttCTATCTTAGAGTCTCCTAGTTTATAGCGACAGAGCGACTGCTCAACAAAGACCTTAAAACACAGGCACCAGCCAGAGCACAATTACAGTAGAACAGTTCCCAGCCTTCCGTCGTAAGAGTGACGCTCAACACACCTCACTTCCTTTACCTTTAGTTTAAACCACGTGCACATAACTGTCACTCTATGCAGAAATCCTTCATACACCAATCGAGGTTCATACTCACCCATCAAATCTCCCTGGGGCGTCTCCATTCACCTTGCATTCACTACAACGGCCGTCCTAAGCCCCCCTGCATCTTTGCTGGCGGTCCGACACTCAAGGAGTCATTGCTTCAAAGTTTCGACTCACTGGTTGGAGCCGGATGTAATTTCTTGGGGCGGGGTGGGGGTAGAGTTCCTTTTCTCGTTATTCCTGCACTACCTTTTTATGCATTGATGTTGAATTTTATCAGTTGTCAGTGCATCTTACTTTATCGACATTCAGTCGGTGCATCTTATTTTATCCACATTCAAAGTTCATGTACTATCAAGGAAAGAGCCAGCGACGACAAACCTGACCGAAATAAATGGATTGCTGGCGAACCAAGTGGGAGCATTttgacagcacacacacacacacgagcattagaaagagttagaaaaaaaaaaaaacccttgatAGTTGCCAGTCGCCGTGCAGGACCGAAGGAGTTAGtcaaagagaaagggataaatgtcttgaaacctccctcataaatgagatcaggtcataggaagatggacatgccgaagcaagtagggagttccaaCTCACTAAcgaactaactgactgaatctAATCATTAACAGCAAAGCAACTAATAAACTACCAACATAACTAAACAACTACACAAAACCAATCACCATACAAACTCCAGCCCAATATTTCTTAAACCTTTCAAACACACTGAATAATCAAGTAATTATTGAACTATTTAACTCACAATCTAACTAAATATCCATCAAATTGACTCACTAACTACACACACGAGCAAATCATAACTCAAACTCCATCCCAGCCTTCCTTAAACCTCTCAAAAATCTCCTATCTTTGTTCACACTACACCAGCGAAGCGTGGCAATGCAAGTAATAGTGAATGTTACGAGGATttgaagtttatttatttatttatttttttagttaaaGATAACgaagtcttgttaatctgttactagagcagtaaacacccttgaaaacccacgtcacttattgtttctcgagttaacaataaataaatcttgttaatctgttattcgaacattaaaaaacacacttgaaaacccgagagagagagagagagagagagagagagagagagagagagagagagagagagagagagagagagagagagacgtgtcaaAGTAGCGATCGTCTTTAAGGAGGAAATAACTGAGTATTATAAGTAAACATTCCTCAACGCTTGTtacaattaaatgaaaaaaagttgcaGTATCTCTGATGGAACGTAATAATCGATTTTGAGTAGTATAGTAAGAAATAGCTTTTTATACATAATCATATATATCATATTACTACTTGTGGGAATCATTAGAGTGtatccaaagaaaaaaatagattacgCCCAAGTCGGACACATGCTGGACATACGGGGCaaggtttgtttgtgttttgggaAAAACTGATCGTACGCTAACCCGGCAGTCATTTGTAATGCAGATTGCATAAAAAATTATATTATGTAGTCATCAGTactgataatatatataattattgttaGATCGGAATTGTTAAGATCGTTTTATTGTATATACAACCATGCTTCCACGATACTGAGAAGAGACGGTCATTAGCGATGCTATAAAGACTGAACCCTATCTTTGCACTTATGACTCCTAGATGGAGCTAACTGAATGCGTCATTTTGTCTTGCTACGACCACGTCGTTATGACGGTTTGTAGAATATGGCCCCACAATTCTTCCCAACAGCACAAAATGGGTTGAATAGCGTCATTTGCTGCTCAGTGTGCCTATCCAGCAGCAAAAGAGGGCAATATGCTGGAAGAAATTTGCTCAGAATGACACCGCCAGAAATGGAAACAATATAAtgcctcagaaaaaaaaaaaaaaataaaaaaaaattaaaaaatttgATAACACCAGAAGTGTTTGAATAAAAGTCAATAAAACTATAGTTATGGTATAAAAATTATCTATAAATTGATATGAAAGTATTTTATTAAGTCCACTAGGTCGCACAGTGTTTTGATACTTCATTTCTCGGAAAATATCTTAAcctaaaagatgataaaaagaatactatatatatatatatatatatatatatatatatatatatatatatatatatatatatatatatatatatatatatatagagagagagagagagagagagagagagagagagagagagagagagagagagagagagagagagagagagagagagagagagagagagagtattgatatCACATAAGTCAAAACATGCACCTAAGTTACTAGAACtataaaataatgatattagAATATTGAATTTCACACAATAGTGCAATGTCCACTTAGAAAATACTTCAAttgataataaacaataaaagaatggaGTAAAATATTAACGGTTTAATTTACCTTTTGATACGTCAAAACCACATCCCTCTGAAGTATGTAGTCTCACGAtatttacagataattttttttcaaatagtCTTAAttaaaaatattgagagagagagagagagagagagagagagagagagagagagagagagagagagagagagagagagagagagagagagagagagagaatctaattCCCAAAATTGTGACATCTGACATTTTAATAATCATGATCGTCAAAGGTTAGGGCAGTTGAGTTTACTTGCTCCTCCATTAAAGATACACATGTAAAGACGTACTTCTTCCTTAACCCGAATTGTGAACGTTGAACCTCTCCGCGTAGTTGAAAGGTCGTATTTTCAAAGTTACATCATCCAACACCAGCCAGTCGTCCTCTAGCCAGCGAATAGTTCTCGCGTTTCGATCCGCGGATGTCGGAAAAGGTGCTGTCAGCGTGGTGAAGTGGCAGTTGTTGAACCACCAGCCACCTCCGTTACTCTTGCCGCAGTTACCACTTCCCCAGGAGTCGTTGTCTTTATCCCAGGTGCTGAAGGGTGAACCATGATGCTTGGAGGTGAGGGCGTCATGAGTCAGGTTTCCAGAGAAGCCAGCTAAGATCAATTTGTAATTATGCGCCTCGTCCTCCACCCTGCAAGAGTGAGTCAACGAGTGAGTAAAATTCAAAGTCTGGGCATACAGTGAAATAGTGACAAAATAATGTGTGAAAAGCGTGAGAATGTACtgtagtaggaggaggtagtaaacACCTACCGAAACTATGTTCTATTCCATGAGAGGATGAGAAACCTAATAACACTAGTTATGGTCTTACAGACCACTTCAGGGCGTGCTGTGAACTTACCATTAAAGTTGGCTGTAAACTCCCTGAACGTCTACTTTTgcgtctcacaactcaaggggggcagtcacagcctgcacTCTAAATACAACACTTAAATTTCAATTTATGACGACTCCAGCACCAGTCTCGGAGTTTCTTTCTGGTGAGGGGACCATAAATTTCCgtaggtcggactgctcttctGGTATCGACcttaaatgtcttgatacccccccttcaacttttcttcattaacatgTACAAAATTCGCAGACTTGTATCATCATTAACATATGCAAAATTCGCAGACTTGTATCTAACTTTCACTcactacctctcctctactaaactccatcttcctttcctcaccgaaacacagctgtcttcAGTCAACTGACAGTAGTCTCGTTTACCTGAAGCTTGAGTATTGGGCGTGGAAGGTTCCTTTTTCAATGTCGCGGAGGAGAAGGTCCACCTCGTAGGGCTGACGGTAGGTAAGAGCATGGAGATAAGACAGCCCGAACCACCACTCTCCCTcgccaggatccccaaagcCAGTACGGTACTCACTCCAGGTCCTGTGAAGAGGGACATAATTAATATCGGACAAGTCTAGCAATACTGTAATCATCTGTAATACAAATGGTGTCATCTTGGTCTAGATTTTGCAATACGGAATATGTTCTTTTTATCTAGGTTCTGCAATATGTTGTCATTATCCCGGGATAATTTCAGCAATACTTACTGATATTATATTCTCAGTTTAAGTCTTGTAATACGAGTTCAAGCCCTGCAATACGAGTAGTGTAATTTTCAGCTACGCCATGCGTTATGagtattttcatctctcctgctgatatgagatggatagaaaaccagcagagaaaacaaaataacaatatagtTAAGGGAGAAACGTTCTCAACATTTTGCTCCtttagaaaaatgagaggaggtaTTACTTTATTTCGGACGAGAAAGATAACTGAAGGCATTCTTTCACTCAAAATTTCCCACAAGTTTTGGTCTAAAGAACACTAAAGTGCACCGAGTGGTACAAAGAAACCAACTGCTACAGCTTCGCACATCTACTTATGCGAGTCTCagggaaataaaaggtaaaCGACCAAAGACAGGGAATTGTATGATTTGATGCTCTAgctgaataaaagagaaaatatgagagagagagagagagagagagagagagagagagagagagagatatatatatatatatatatatatatatatatatatatatatatatatatatatatatatatatatatatatatatatatatcatgcttCACTACTTACCTGTTGAAGTCCACCAATCCGTCAGTGGTATTCCGGCGCCTCAAAATGACCGTCCAGCCTCCCGTGTCTTTGGCACCGGGCTGGCCCATATCACAGTAACAATTGACAGGATCCTGATGGGGATTAACTGAGTGATATTAACagaggaaagtttttttttttccttcacatcttcCTAATTtcatttagtaaaaaaaaaaaaaaaaaaaaaaaaatgtgtggtcTCCTCccctagatagatagataatctcagagagagagagagagagagagagagagagagagagagagagagagagagagagagagagagagagagagagagagagagagagagagagagagagagagagagagagagagagagagagccatttaCGTAGGGAAGCAATAATGATTTtctaataaaag
The Portunus trituberculatus isolate SZX2019 chromosome 23, ASM1759143v1, whole genome shotgun sequence genome window above contains:
- the LOC123507769 gene encoding uncharacterized protein LOC123507769 isoform X1, whose translation is MFFVWRSDVQLLWSLAEHATGIGGPKNLQRSRDSCTLREGIWLRTAFTDPFPLPPLPSPLLPLWDSASQRIPAARQTPATTTAIPSASAVVQRGIQLRIAHLPPQQQQQQGFCMAPLTCAAITYYYWYS
- the LOC123507769 gene encoding uncharacterized protein LOC123507769 isoform X2, coding for MGVSDGEGPGCVTRETLGEEGEGYNWSELAVQRIYSDPVTPAPSGRESGFARPSLTPSPFHRYRRRYCHCGTLPRSASQRPGKPLLLPPPSPPLPPSSSEGFSLESHTCRRSSSSSKDSAWHL
- the LOC123507846 gene encoding fibrinogen-like protein 1, with translation MGQPGAKDTGGWTVILRRRNTTDGLVDFNRTWSEYRTGFGDPGEGEWWFGLSYLHALTYRQPYEVDLLLRDIEKGTFHAQYSSFRVEDEAHNYKLILAGFSGNLTHDALTSKHHGSPFSTWDKDNDSWGSGNCGKSNGGGWWFNNCHFTTLTAPFPTSADRNARTIRWLEDDWLVLDDVTLKIRPFNYAERFNVHNSG